From Chryseobacterium joostei, the proteins below share one genomic window:
- a CDS encoding LysE family translocator, giving the protein MLELVLSAVILGFMLSLVFIGPIFFLLIETSFSRGPKHALSLDLGVITADLLCIVAAYYASTDIVTLIDKHPGFYRITSILIFVYGIVMLVTKTKMHMPGEERIIGQNYFKTFFNGFFFNLLNVGVILFWLVTVISVRNQYPDTSSFILYIGIVLATYLSIDLAKIFLAKQFHDKLTQKLANQIRRVVGCILIIFSFFIFLQSFKKFNQFERQLEEAEKKEVKYQKTK; this is encoded by the coding sequence ATGCTTGAACTTGTACTATCTGCCGTCATATTAGGATTCATGCTGAGTCTGGTTTTTATAGGACCTATTTTCTTCCTGCTCATAGAAACCAGCTTCTCCAGAGGCCCAAAGCATGCCTTATCATTGGATCTTGGCGTTATTACTGCAGATTTATTATGTATTGTAGCTGCATATTATGCCAGTACGGATATTGTAACTTTAATTGACAAGCATCCCGGGTTCTATAGAATTACTTCCATACTTATTTTTGTTTATGGTATTGTAATGCTCGTCACAAAGACCAAAATGCATATGCCTGGTGAAGAAAGAATCATTGGTCAAAACTATTTTAAGACCTTTTTTAATGGCTTTTTCTTTAATCTTTTAAATGTTGGCGTGATCCTTTTCTGGCTGGTAACGGTAATTTCCGTAAGGAATCAATATCCGGACACCAGCAGTTTTATTTTATACATAGGAATAGTACTAGCGACCTATCTTTCTATTGACCTCGCTAAAATATTTCTCGCCAAGCAGTTTCACGATAAATTGACACAAAAACTGGCCAACCAGATCAGAAGAGTTGTTGGCTGTATTCTTATTATATTCAGTTTCTTTATTTTCCTACAAAGCTTCAAGAAGTTTAATCAGTTTGAAAGACAATTGGAAGAAGCAGAGAAAAAAGAAGTAAAATATCAAAAAACAAAATGA